From the Fulvia fulva chromosome 2, complete sequence genome, one window contains:
- a CDS encoding Phosphatidylinositol 3,4,5-trisphosphate 3-phosphatase and dual-specificity protein phosphatase PTEN, giving the protein MDLLRQIVASPRARHPEAGLDLCYVTDTIVATSGPSGTYPQLAYRNPLKDLVKFLDKNHGEEWAVWEFRAEGTGYPDEEVYGRVRHYPWPDHHPPPFNLVPLIMGSMRNWLKGKEAEGKKRVAVVHCKAGKGRSGTVSCSYLISEEGWTAEDAMKRFTERRMRPGFGNGISIPSQLRWVGYVDKWTKGGKIYIERPVEIVELQIWGLRNGCKIGIEGYVDEGKVIKTFHTFQKSEREIVRGAIKKENGFADVALEAMGKKKAADKGDAGEQIKEAEKAQKEAENSDSDGVVNGGGDVVFRPSTRVVLPTSDINIDFERRNKSKYGGFTMVTSVAHVWFNAFFEGKGPEKDGNPDESGVFEIDFDAMDGIKGSSRKGTKCFDKMSVVWKVLETERQPSVVITEPDDGAEIPQARPADWKGGDQKSEDTEKKLGLRTATTESASVSRASSMREDKDSPVDSPKDELDTVRAVGPDGRDLGGGTQASGESSGLKQEQSISDTTPVLEQLKSEGSVSQPGAPVTGMTDTAHGHISSSTSALPGGKAEEKLKDAKEHAIGSVGMFKKDHSSS; this is encoded by the coding sequence ATGGACCTACTCCGCCAAATCGTCGCATCGCCACGAGCACGACATCCCGAGGCAGGACTGGACTTGTGCTATGTCACAGACACCATCGTCGCAACGTCGGGACCTTCAGGCACCTACCCACAACTCGCCTACCGTAACCCACTGAAAGATCTTGTCAAGTTCCTGGACAAGAACCATGGCGAAGAGTGGGCTGTATGGGAATTCCGCGCAGAAGGGACAGGATACCCCGATGAAGAGGTGTACGGCAGAGTGCGGCATTACCCATGGCCAGACCACCATCCGCCGCCCTTCAATCTGGTCCCACTCATTATGGGCAGCATGAGAAATTGGCTCAAAGGCAAAGAAGCAGAAGGGAAGAAGCGAGTGGCTGTTGTGCACTGTAAGGCTGGGAAAGGCAGGAGCGGGACAGTCAGCTGCTCGTACTTGATCAGTGAGGAAGGATGGACGGCGGAGGATGCCATGAAACGATTCACAGAACGACGCATGAGGCCTGGCTTTGGCAATGGCATCAGCATACCAAGTCAGTTGCGCTGGGTCGGATACGTTGACAAATGGACGAAGGGCGGCAAGATCTACATCGAAAGACCCGTCGAGATTGTGGAGCTGCAAATCTGGGGCTTGAGGAATGGTTGCAAGATTGGAATAGAAGGATACGTGGACGAAGGCAAGGTCATCAAGACATTTCACACCTTCCAGAAGAGCGAAAGAGAGATCGTAAGAGGAGCGATCAAGAAAGAGAACGGCTTTGCAGATGTGGCCTTGGAAGCCATGGGAAAGAAGAAGGCCGCAGATAAAGGCGATGCAGGCGAACAGATCAAGGAAGCAGAGAAGGCGCAAAAGGAGGCAGAGAATTCAGACAGCGATGGGGTAGTCAATGGCGGCGGGGACGTGGTCTTCAGACCGTCAACCCGAGTTGTTCTACCAACAAGCGACATCAACATTGACTTCGAACGACGTAACAAGTCCAAGTACGGCGGCTTCACCATGGTCACATCCGTCGCCCACGTCTGGTTCAACGCATTCTTCGAAGGCAAAGGACCAGAAAAAGACGGCAACCCCGATGAGTCCGGCGTCTTCGAAATCGACTTCGACGCAATGGACGGCATCAAGGGCAGCAGTCGCAAAGGCACGAAATGTTTCGACAAGATGTCAGTGGTATGGAAAGTATTAGAGACAGAAAGACAGCCCAGTGTGGTGATTACAGAACCTGACGACGGCGCCGAGATTCCTCAGGCAAGACCGGCAGATTGGAAGGGAGGCGATCAGAAGAGTGAAGACACAGAGAAGAAGCTGGGACTCAGAACGGCTACGACAGAGAGTGCAAGTGTCAGTCGCGCAAGCAGTATGCGGGAAGATAAAGATAGCCCCGTGGATAGCCCTAAGGACGAGCTTGACACTGTTCGGGCTGTTGGTCCTGATGGAAGGGATTTGGGTGGAGGAACGCAGGCCTCGGGCGAGAGCTCGGGCTTGAAACAGGAGCAGAGCATATCGGACACAACACCAGTGCTGGAGCAGCTGAAGTCGGAGGGAAGCGTTTCACAACCTGGTGCGCCGGTCACGGGCATGACTGACACTGCTCATGGGCATATTTCGTCATCTACATCAGCACTACCGGGTGGCAAAGCTGAGGAGAAGCTGAAGGATGCTAAGGAACATGCTATTGGTAGCGTGGGGATGTTCAAGAAGGATCATAGCAGCTCATGA